One Mycolicibacterium pulveris genomic region harbors:
- a CDS encoding haloalkane dehalogenase, producing MAVLRTPDERFAGLPDYPFVPSYVDVETRGIAPLRMHYVDAGPVDAPVVVLLHGQPTWSYLYRHVIRVLLDAGLRVIAPDNIGYGRSDKPADPTDYTFKRHVDWMHSALVRLNLTDITLVVQDWGGPIGLSVLAREPDRFARVVATNTILHTCDPGLAGRLAWPHHAVGDGQVIHQETLLDYVAFYQRSPELVPSFFLDAVAGPLSPDVLAAYDAPFPDRTFTAGLRQMTALIPLTRNDPGAAIGRATMAALGDWRRPFLTAYSDGDPATRGWDKVFADHISGAKGQPHTTIEGAGHFVQEQRGAELGRVVAEFVARTG from the coding sequence ATGGCTGTGCTGAGAACACCTGACGAGCGCTTCGCCGGGCTGCCCGATTACCCGTTCGTCCCTAGCTATGTCGACGTGGAGACACGCGGAATCGCGCCCCTGCGAATGCATTACGTCGACGCCGGACCGGTTGATGCGCCCGTCGTCGTGCTGCTGCACGGTCAACCAACGTGGTCGTACCTGTATCGGCACGTGATCCGCGTACTGCTCGACGCGGGCCTGCGCGTGATCGCGCCCGACAACATCGGCTACGGCCGGTCGGACAAGCCCGCCGACCCGACCGACTACACCTTCAAACGCCACGTCGACTGGATGCACAGCGCGCTCGTCCGGCTGAACCTGACCGATATCACGCTGGTCGTTCAGGACTGGGGCGGACCCATCGGGCTCAGCGTGCTTGCGCGCGAGCCCGACCGGTTCGCCCGCGTCGTCGCGACCAACACGATCCTGCACACGTGTGACCCCGGACTCGCGGGCAGGCTCGCATGGCCGCACCACGCCGTCGGCGACGGTCAGGTCATCCACCAGGAGACCCTCCTCGATTACGTGGCGTTCTACCAACGCTCACCTGAACTCGTTCCGAGTTTCTTCCTCGATGCGGTGGCGGGCCCGCTGAGCCCCGACGTCCTCGCCGCTTACGACGCGCCGTTCCCGGACCGCACGTTCACCGCCGGCCTGCGGCAGATGACGGCGTTGATTCCGTTGACGCGCAACGACCCCGGTGCCGCGATCGGGCGCGCGACGATGGCCGCGCTCGGGGACTGGCGGCGGCCGTTTCTCACGGCGTACTCCGACGGCGATCCGGCGACTCGCGGCTGGGACAAGGTCTTCGCCGACCACATTTCGGGCGCGAAGGGCCAACCCCACACGACGATTGAGGGTGCTGGCCACTTCGTTCAGGAGCAGCGCGGCGCCGAACTTGGCCGCGTCGTCGCCGAATTCGTCGCCCGCACTGGCTGA
- a CDS encoding DJ-1/PfpI family protein codes for MRIEIVVFDGFDPLDVIAPWEVFVRAAALDAGLEVALVRADGAGSVTTAYGLRMQIDETLGTPGAVLVPGGSWVDATDTGVRREIRRGALPGAIAELAPSVRWVASVCTGALILGEAGLLRGRNATTNDAALEELSRHGATVRRHRVVDDGTVVTAGGVTSGIDLALWLVHRELGAEIAGSVRAAIAYPVQPDVWRTPEVLTR; via the coding sequence GTGCGCATCGAGATCGTGGTGTTCGACGGGTTCGATCCCCTCGACGTGATCGCGCCGTGGGAGGTGTTCGTGCGGGCCGCCGCGCTCGACGCCGGCCTCGAGGTGGCCCTGGTGCGGGCCGACGGTGCCGGCTCGGTGACCACGGCCTACGGATTACGGATGCAGATCGACGAGACGCTGGGCACACCGGGTGCCGTCTTGGTGCCCGGCGGCAGCTGGGTGGACGCGACGGATACCGGTGTGCGACGGGAGATTCGGCGCGGTGCGCTGCCTGGCGCCATCGCCGAGTTGGCACCGTCGGTGCGTTGGGTGGCGTCCGTCTGCACCGGCGCGCTGATCCTCGGCGAGGCAGGCCTCCTGCGCGGTCGCAATGCTACAACCAATGATGCTGCGCTGGAAGAGCTTTCGCGCCATGGCGCAACCGTCAGGCGGCACCGCGTCGTCGACGACGGCACCGTGGTGACCGCGGGCGGGGTGACCTCGGGCATCGATTTGGCGCTGTGGCTGGTGCACCGCGAATTGGGCGCCGAGATCGCCGGCTCGGTCCGCGCGGCGATCGCCTATCCCGTGCAGCCAGACGTATGGCGCACGCCGGAGGTCCTCACGCGATGA
- the ripD gene encoding NlpC/P60 family peptidoglycan-binding protein RipD yields the protein MRRIVALMLGLALLGVTPGVATAQPATRSAVNQQAVDLVIARGLSQRGVPFSYGGGDASGPTRGSGTAENVAGLDPDGHIVGLDPALSTVGFDASGLMVYAYAGAGVKLPRSSGAQYKVGQKVAPSQALPGDLIFYGPEGTQSVAMFLGNNQMLETAETGVTVSPVRTNNMAPYLVRIIA from the coding sequence ATGAGACGCATAGTGGCTCTGATGCTGGGTCTGGCCTTGCTGGGGGTGACGCCGGGTGTCGCGACCGCTCAGCCGGCGACGCGGTCCGCGGTCAACCAGCAGGCGGTCGATCTGGTGATCGCGCGCGGGCTCTCGCAGCGCGGCGTGCCGTTCTCCTACGGCGGCGGCGATGCGTCCGGCCCGACGCGGGGCAGCGGAACCGCCGAGAACGTCGCCGGCCTGGACCCCGACGGTCATATCGTCGGGCTGGACCCCGCGCTGAGCACCGTCGGTTTCGACGCATCCGGTCTGATGGTCTATGCGTACGCCGGCGCCGGGGTCAAGCTGCCGCGGTCATCGGGCGCGCAGTACAAAGTCGGCCAGAAAGTCGCGCCGTCACAAGCTCTTCCCGGCGATCTGATCTTCTACGGGCCGGAAGGCACCCAGAGCGTGGCGATGTTCCTCGGCAACAATCAGATGCTGGAGACCGCCGAGACGGGGGTCACGGTTTCCCCGGTCCGCACCAACAACATGGCGCCGTACCTGGTCCGCATCATCGCGTGA
- a CDS encoding acyl-CoA dehydrogenase family protein: MTSTVEATDRVSGLARGMRELVAAEAAESERMRTLTPAIVDAMWDTGLMTAFNPVAAGGVEPSFPEMIETWIEMAWQDGSFGWIGIANLPSSFAAATYLPDEGFAEVFTAHDNRVTLGGQFFPNGQGQAVDGGYRLSGSWSFGSGTGHSQYVAAGFLPMDAGEVRWVSKGLPDMQVAVLPRDQISFNDDWHVQGLKGTGSYDYSAEDVFVPAYRTFPLFTREPRRGSSPATRMGLMGMTAAGHASWALGVAKSMLDDVEELAATKFRMSDMASLASRPTFQKGLAHHVAAWRAARLLVLQAFGTAETAVASGEELTPTLRADMRVAAVYATDVARQCAEWAHLVAGTSAIREGSRLERAFRDMYTGTQHAFISEKVAIDAAQVWLGIIEDQFGL, from the coding sequence ATGACGTCAACTGTGGAGGCGACCGACCGGGTTTCCGGGCTGGCCCGCGGCATGCGCGAGCTGGTCGCGGCCGAGGCGGCCGAATCCGAGCGCATGCGCACCCTCACCCCGGCGATCGTCGACGCCATGTGGGATACCGGGTTGATGACGGCGTTCAACCCCGTCGCGGCGGGAGGAGTCGAACCGTCCTTCCCCGAAATGATCGAGACGTGGATCGAGATGGCCTGGCAGGACGGGTCTTTCGGCTGGATCGGCATCGCCAACCTGCCGTCGTCGTTCGCCGCCGCCACCTATCTGCCCGACGAGGGCTTCGCGGAGGTGTTCACCGCCCACGACAACCGGGTCACGCTGGGCGGGCAGTTCTTCCCCAACGGCCAGGGCCAGGCCGTCGACGGCGGGTACCGGCTGAGCGGGTCGTGGAGTTTCGGCTCGGGAACCGGTCATTCCCAGTACGTCGCGGCGGGCTTTCTGCCGATGGACGCCGGGGAGGTGCGCTGGGTCAGCAAGGGGTTGCCCGACATGCAGGTGGCCGTGCTGCCCCGCGACCAGATCAGCTTCAACGACGACTGGCACGTCCAGGGACTGAAGGGCACCGGCAGCTACGACTACAGCGCCGAAGACGTGTTCGTTCCGGCCTACCGGACGTTCCCGCTGTTCACCCGTGAGCCGCGCCGGGGTTCGTCGCCGGCCACCCGGATGGGGCTGATGGGAATGACCGCGGCCGGGCACGCGTCGTGGGCGCTCGGGGTCGCCAAGAGCATGCTCGATGACGTCGAAGAGCTCGCGGCCACCAAGTTCCGGATGAGCGACATGGCGTCGCTGGCCAGCAGGCCCACCTTCCAGAAGGGCCTCGCGCACCATGTGGCGGCGTGGCGCGCCGCGCGGCTGCTGGTGCTGCAGGCGTTCGGTACGGCCGAAACCGCCGTCGCCTCCGGTGAGGAGCTGACCCCGACCCTGCGCGCGGACATGCGGGTGGCCGCCGTCTACGCCACCGACGTGGCCCGCCAGTGCGCCGAATGGGCGCATCTGGTCGCGGGCACCAGCGCGATCCGCGAGGGCTCGCGGCTGGAGCGGGCGTTCCGCGACATGTACACCGGTACCCAGCACGCCTTCATCAGCGAGAAGGTCGCCATCGACGCGGCGCAGGTGTGGCTGGGCATCATCGAGGACCAGTTCGGGCTCTGA
- a CDS encoding enoyl-CoA hydratase/isomerase family protein, giving the protein MSLVTFECKDHIATITLNRPEARNAINGALRNELNAAWNRFRDDEDAWVGILTANGDVFCAGGDLKDGEGSVGTFAGTFWEKPTINSFESGMELFKPTIAAVHGPCIGYGLTGVLFCDFVIASTEATFSFPEVSIGVPTIVGAIRLPQRVRWADAMELLLTGKPISAERAKEMGLVWKLVEPDALQAEALAWARVLTEAAPLAQRATKEVAWRTQNMGWIESVRFGETMRKVAGATEDVAEGLTAWRERRKPNWRGR; this is encoded by the coding sequence ATGAGCCTCGTCACGTTTGAGTGCAAAGACCACATCGCCACCATCACGCTGAACCGCCCCGAGGCCCGCAACGCGATCAACGGCGCGCTGCGCAACGAGCTGAACGCGGCATGGAACCGGTTCCGCGACGACGAGGACGCCTGGGTGGGGATCTTGACCGCAAACGGCGACGTGTTCTGCGCGGGCGGGGACCTCAAGGACGGCGAGGGCTCGGTGGGCACTTTCGCGGGCACGTTCTGGGAGAAGCCGACGATCAACTCGTTCGAAAGCGGCATGGAGTTGTTCAAGCCGACCATCGCCGCCGTGCACGGCCCCTGTATCGGGTACGGGCTGACCGGGGTGCTGTTCTGCGACTTCGTGATCGCCAGCACCGAGGCCACGTTCTCCTTCCCCGAGGTGTCGATCGGTGTGCCGACCATCGTCGGCGCGATCCGGCTCCCTCAACGGGTGCGGTGGGCCGACGCGATGGAGCTGTTGCTGACCGGTAAGCCGATCAGCGCCGAGCGGGCCAAGGAGATGGGGCTGGTGTGGAAGCTGGTCGAACCCGACGCACTGCAGGCCGAGGCGCTGGCTTGGGCGCGGGTCCTCACCGAGGCCGCGCCGCTGGCGCAACGGGCCACCAAGGAGGTGGCCTGGCGGACCCAGAACATGGGGTGGATCGAGTCGGTGCGCTTCGGCGAGACCATGCGCAAGGTGGCCGGTGCCACCGAGGACGTCGCCGAGGGCCTCACGGCGTGGCGCGAGCGGCGCAAACCCAACTGGCGGGGCCGCTGA
- a CDS encoding DUF6480 family protein — MTAQPPDPDPAQIPDLEPGGGVRPGSTPPDSAQTSGLSEPAERPRHRMTPTAVAGLIAIVILVLLFVATGVLLVVDMFN, encoded by the coding sequence ATGACTGCTCAACCGCCCGACCCAGACCCCGCACAGATTCCGGATCTCGAGCCCGGGGGTGGTGTCCGGCCGGGTTCGACACCACCGGACTCGGCGCAGACATCCGGGCTGTCCGAACCGGCCGAACGCCCACGGCACCGGATGACGCCCACGGCGGTCGCGGGCCTGATCGCCATCGTCATCCTGGTGCTGTTGTTCGTCGCAACCGGTGTGCTGCTCGTTGTGGACATGTTCAACTAG